One stretch of bacterium DNA includes these proteins:
- a CDS encoding arginine decarboxylase, pyruvoyl-dependent, with product MVISTPTKYFMVCGCAEGFSELNAFDAALLSAGVGNTNLVRLSSILPPRCQEISPVRFPQGALVPVAYSSITSSEPGQMLTAGVAIAYPEDEDHCGLIMEHHDFAPEAVVEEQVRRMAVEGMEFRGQKVKALKSVVAGHVVKKKGAAFAAVVLWD from the coding sequence ATGGTCATTTCGACCCCCACCAAATATTTCATGGTTTGCGGCTGCGCCGAAGGTTTTTCGGAACTGAATGCGTTTGACGCCGCGCTCTTGAGTGCCGGTGTGGGCAATACGAACCTGGTCCGCCTGAGCAGCATTCTTCCTCCCCGGTGCCAGGAGATTTCGCCCGTCCGCTTTCCCCAGGGCGCCCTCGTGCCGGTCGCATACTCCTCCATCACCTCTTCCGAGCCGGGACAGATGCTGACGGCGGGTGTTGCCATCGCCTATCCCGAAGATGAAGATCACTGCGGCCTCATCATGGAACACCATGACTTCGCCCCCGAGGCGGTCGTGGAAGAGCAAGTGCGCCGCATGGCCGTCGAGGGCATGGAGTTCCGCGGCCAGAAAGTGAAAGCCCTCAAAAGCGTTGTGGCCGGGCATGTGGTGAAGAAGAAGGGAGCGGCCTTCGCCGCTGTAGTGCTCTGGGACTAG
- a CDS encoding cupin domain-containing protein, with the protein MGRASEPAERVRRQRSEHSFLRIGERILDLRRSFDLTQEELASRSNLTKGFISQLERNLTSPSLESLMGILRALDTDIVEFFRGQDEERFVFGPTDRTSADTYPEVSEFELMVPGAANCEMEPAIVNLAPGEKLEEKSHAGEEFGYMLQGQVVVKYGKWQTTARRGDCFYYVADRTHGVMNTSKQPAKILWVSTPPSF; encoded by the coding sequence ATGGGACGGGCAAGCGAACCAGCCGAGAGAGTACGCAGGCAGCGGAGCGAGCACAGCTTCTTGCGCATCGGGGAGCGGATTCTCGACCTGCGGCGTTCCTTCGATCTGACCCAGGAAGAGTTGGCCTCCCGATCGAATCTGACCAAGGGATTCATCAGCCAGCTTGAGCGCAACCTGACCTCGCCCTCGCTGGAGAGCCTGATGGGGATTCTGCGGGCCCTGGACACGGATATCGTCGAGTTCTTCCGCGGGCAGGACGAGGAGCGTTTTGTTTTCGGCCCCACCGATCGGACCAGCGCAGACACCTACCCGGAGGTCAGCGAGTTCGAGTTGATGGTGCCCGGCGCGGCGAATTGCGAGATGGAACCGGCGATTGTCAATCTTGCGCCGGGTGAAAAACTGGAGGAAAAATCTCACGCAGGCGAGGAGTTCGGCTACATGCTTCAGGGACAGGTGGTCGTCAAGTACGGAAAATGGCAGACCACGGCCCGCCGGGGAGATTGCTTTTACTATGTTGCCGACCGCACCCACGGGGTGATGAACACCTCGAAGCAGCCGGCCAAGATATTGTGGGTTTCAACGCCACCGAGTTTTTAA
- the speD gene encoding adenosylmethionine decarboxylase — translation MPVNALGRHILAEFYDCSPSVLNDPQVIEQYMNAAADASGATIVQSVFHHFSPHGVSGVVVVQESHLAVHTWPEYGYAAVDYFSCGPVDVDAAFRLLEKSFGAERVVAKEISRGILGEAIGGRPEVLVGPPISTEEAVSL, via the coding sequence ATGCCTGTGAATGCATTGGGCCGCCACATTCTCGCCGAGTTCTACGATTGCAGTCCCAGTGTTCTGAACGATCCGCAGGTGATTGAGCAGTATATGAACGCGGCCGCCGATGCCAGTGGTGCGACGATCGTCCAGAGCGTGTTTCATCATTTCAGCCCGCACGGGGTCAGCGGGGTGGTGGTGGTCCAGGAGAGTCATCTGGCGGTCCATACCTGGCCGGAGTACGGCTATGCGGCGGTGGACTACTTCTCCTGCGGCCCGGTGGATGTCGATGCCGCTTTTCGCCTGCTGGAGAAGTCCTTCGGTGCCGAGCGTGTTGTGGCGAAAGAGATTTCGCGGGGCATTCTTGGAGAAGCCATTGGGGGACGCCCCGAGGTTCTCGTGGGGCCGCCCATCAGCACGGAAGAAGCGGTCTCCCTCTAA